TGACTTTTTGACATTACTATCTTGTGACTGAAATTGACTAATCACGACATAATCAAGTCCATGACTGATAGAGACTTATCATGATATAATGTGGCCTGTTATTGCAACTGACTTACCATGATGTCTTGGACTATGGCAACTTGCCGGACTAGAACTATTGAAGAAGTTGGAAGTGTCCTTGTGACGATGGGGTTTGTCTAATATATTCAATGTGTCATTAGTGTAGTCCGGTGTGAACTGAGTTAGCTGTGGTCTTGGTTGAATAACTGGAACATATTCTGCAACAGGTTTCTGTGGGTGACTAAATGAACTTCCAGAAAATCCAAAATCTGAAATTCAAAAAGCAGAACATGgtaattttattctaaaaatgGCACTTTAGAAATAGATATCTGTAATACAATACTAGatcttttcagattatattaaaagaacattttcacgttgcaagaaaaaatagaaaagtcCGTACGGCTCATATAGACCACGTTTTTCACTAATTCTACAATATAAATCAAACTAATAAGTCTAAGTctagaaaaaaaattatgtgcAATAACTGTAGTTTCTATAACTGTGGTttcaataataaacatgaaaTCAAAAAGTTTCGTATTACATACCTTGTGGAAAAGCTGGCTGATTGCTAGAAAATCCTGAATTTGTACCAGTAGGAACAATGTTAAACGCTGAACCAGTCTGGTGTAAAGAATTCGTCTGAAAACCAGACTGTGACACAGGTTGTGGTGCCGGAAATGACGAAAACCCATTATAGAACAAGTCAGCACTGTCTGTATAAGGATTATATGGATCAAAATCGTTTTTAATGGAATATAAACTGGAATTATAGAATGGATTTCTAAAAGCACTATTTGATCCTCCACCTCCCCAGGAACTGTTTATATGTGAGGAGCCAGCACTCTGGAAATCTTGAGCTGAAATCAgaaataatttatcataaaatctaataaaatctaaaaataggtcCTTTCGaagaaaagaatgcaaccaagcataaTAATAGCAGACAGTTTGATAGAGTTCgttcatgaaaaataatgttatgaaaattaCGCCCACTAACATCGGCTTAAGCGGCATTCTATTATGCATAAAGACTGAATGAACACTAAGGTTgcagataataaaacaaaacttagaTCAAGTACGGACAGACTCTTTGCAATTAATCACATTTGCCTCAGATAAGAATGAACTTCAGTCTATAACTTAAGTATACAAAAAacagaagcaaaaaaaaaacaaagataaatatcaaacagggaatgccatgttccaaaaacgcagcctctccaaaacgaaacgcacagcagatgtgcacactaccaacacacacacaaactcgcatacaaagcaaacacacgaggacaaaacgaacaaataaagaaacacagtggggcaccgccttggaacggtctggCACATGGGCTCTTATGAAGAAAGTGACATATTTATATGACCGCTTTTTCAATTGGGTCTCAAACATATAcataacaaattatataaaatctGAAGCTTCATAATAgtgacaaaaataaagtaaatttaaaacattatctttAATAGAGAAATAAAGTTGCACGTACCCATATAAGGAAACGATGAGGATGAAATTATTGACGACGTTTGAGATGCTGCAGGATTAAACAATGGACCAGGGTTGATTACAGAACCTCGTGTGGGATTCGGTACTATTGGTGACATTGGTGGTGTCATCATGTGTCCATTCACAGGCTGAAATATGTATGGAATATAAGGGTTAAGTTTGTAATTGGAATATTCAAGGTTACCTGCATTAAAAGTAGAAAATTATTAAACTTTTTGAAGACCCGTAATTGCATTCGGTCAATAGAATGAAAAGTTAATCAACAACATcaagaaataaaactattttaaaacatcaCTTCATTGTATgtatatcaaattataacattaaatttcCCGATATAAATGTGTTGATGTACAACTGATTCATCAATAGCATAGCGAACATAACAGATACATGTTTAAGACAGTTTATTCCTTATATTAGTTTTTATTAACTTTACCTGGGACCCAACCATTGATTGCAGTGGTATCAATGGGTTGTTGTAATCTCTCTCAGCTAAACCTTGATATTGCTGGAAAGATCCATTACCCATCTGGTGGTTCATATAAGTTTCTTTCTTTACATCAGCACCGTTTGGCTTTGTAATACGATTTGCAACAAAACAAGTGCTCGGTGTAGTATTCAAAGGCTGACGCACTCCTCCTTCATCTAAAAATAGAGTCGATTACAAAAAgtctatatgagccgcaccatgagaaaaccaacatggtgcatttgcgaccagcataaatccagaccagcctgcgcatccgcacagtctggtcaggatccatgctgttcactaacagcttttctaattgcaataggctttgaatgcgaatagcatggatcctgaccagactgcgcggatgctggtcgccaaaattctatgttggttttcccattgtGCGGCTCAGTTATAGTTGACTTGCAATCAAACGTGACTTTCGATATTTGACTTTCGATATTTCATATAGAGCACTTGTAATGAAttctgataaaataaaagaaaaagaataaactGCTTCTGTATTTTTGTTGGATGTTAAGTATTTGACCAGCTATTAAAATATTGACAGTCCCACAAACTCTTCTTACAAATGTAAAAATGAGGCAACGAAACCCAAATCTTGCCATATGAATCAGTCTATTACCAGCGTTTCACATAAACCTTAATATAAGATTACAAATACTAACCAGCTTTCGTATGTTTGTCTAATAAAGTCTGTATTTCTGTTTCCTTTTCATTATGCAGTTGGCATTCAACGGCAAGAAGTATGTATTCGTCCAGGAGCATTCGTATCAAGTGAAAAGATGCTGAaataaaagaagtaaatgtgGATGAAAGAAGAAATTAGTATCAAGTGAAAAAATACGAATTTAAAAGAGAAAAGACCCACACTATGATCTTAAATCTATGATAATGCCAAATGCCCGTGGTCAAATAGAATGTAAATGTACAGTGGTTATTCTactatatataatttaataaataaacatcTTTTGTGGTTTTGatttataacaatatatatgagtttgtaaacaaatacatatttttttctgaaaaaaaaatcctctgtATCATAAATATTAAATGTCTTGAGCTACTCATGCTTCTTGGGATATACATTTTTATGCATTAAGTTTATTGGATTTTATGAAGAGTTGGTAATGCGTTCACATTAATATAGATGGATCAAACTGGCTTATCAAATACCTACCAAAGCATTGAGCATTGTTCAGAGTTAGGTTGTGCATAACCCTTGCACCAAAGAATGACCACTTCAACAGGAAGTCTTGTGCTCTCTTCTTAAATGATCTACCGTTTTGTTTGCTTggctgaaaaaatatttcaattccaTCATTAATTCCTGCTAAAATTCCAGATTTGTTTTAGTTGTCTTCCCTAGCAATGTTTAATTAGATATTTTCATATTCAGCAATAAAAGTCCGCTGCCAGAAGGATCATTTGTCTTTTCTGCCATAGGAACcacattttttcaaattaagACTAAATTGAAAAACCTGAGTATTCTCCAAATAGATTACCATCTGTACATCAGATTACTTGAAATCAATTCGTGTACTTTGAAaattaacttttcattttttcactgATACTATAAAGTCACTGcttatattttcaaacattaattTTAGTCTTCATATCTTTAAACTCAACTCAAAAAACTAACGCATTATGAGATTATGGAAGCTAAACAAGACGTTCCTCAGTCATATCAAATCCACAATGCGATTGCTGTTCTCAAAATGTTCCATCATTCTACATACTTTTATGATCTTTTGTTCCACTACTTGATCCAGCCATTCTGTAAACGCTTCTACTGTTGCTTGTTTTCGTAGCAGTTCCTTGAACTCTCGCAATACTGAGGGAAACAAATCTATAAATATTGGTTTTCTATTTGTTCTAAAGGTTAAATATTGGAtaataaaaacaactttaatAGGAAACTTATGCAGCAATCTTCGACAAAAATTCAATCGGAGTGAACATGAATAAAATGACACTTACTGATACATGCAGGGTGATTCATTTAGACAGTTCATATCGGCGACTTGTTTTAGGTATTTAATAACATACGGTGtgaaaatatatgtaacatatCTTGCTCGTTGACATTTTTAATTTCTGATACCTAAAATATCAGTGTTATTGTTGTCTTTTTgcaatattatatttttgtttacttacgTTCTGCGTTGAGTTCTATATCTTGATCACCGTCGTTGTTCGCATTTAGAGCATGAGTTCCAATCGAAGTGAGATCAATACGATCAACGTCAGCTATCATTTGATTCACAAGCTGTGCATCGTATAAAACTGGCCGGGCAGTCTGTATTATagtgatatacatgtaaaattttgattataggaaacaataataacaaaatattaccaataTAGGTCTAACTACTCGATACTATTATTGCATACGTGAACAAAATGTAACATGTAATTTTACAAGACTAAGATTTTCTTGTTTCTTTCGCAGTACaacaaataaaacagacatgCGGCAGAAATTACAAGAACACTTGTAACAAATGATACATGCTGCATGTTGTCTGGATGAACTgataatacagtgaaacaccgctcgctcgaggtcgcaaggggatgagcaaaatgctcgagttatccatggtttcgagcgacccaaacattgaccaacatacgaagaaaattgaagtttgttttaccaattgtcatcgagaccatttgcagaggaaatgGTGACGCGTAATCATAACACACTCGTGAcgttttcacaaaaacatattgcaaacgttatctatgatagatcgtaaatggcacatgtgaagaaacagctaagacattttattttcatgttgtttttaaattttttttattttaaatactgtaatcgaattcgcaattttcttctccaaattaagatctcataattattgtctcaattttatgaaaaggctatcttatttcctttatttgcgtgcaaacaactgttgattaaaatattaagacctcataattatctcctcgatcccgcagaaaaaagtaataattaataacaattttgatcagtaaaatttttcttccacctttcatcaataattaatctcattattaggtcaaatataccgacaaacatacatttaagatagtcggggaatagaccatgcaattctcacggcgtgcgaaaattttaaattaaccgatacattctgaccgccgaaggtgtgaaaaaatttgacacctctgctcgagtttgccataagcaacaaagagtaaattaatacacagggaccaggtgtcatgctcgagcgatcgagttatcgatgctcgacccagccatggtaatttcacatagaaaatagaaggaaatcggccgggaccacatgaattgctcgagcgagcccgggtgctcgagtcatcgatgctcgagcgagcagtgtttcactgtatatgtaacatttaTGTATTGAGTGTCCCTTTCTGGATGAGACAATGAATGTCTACTTCTTAAATCTGAATTATTTTACCTGTGCCAGATGAAGAAAGGAAGTTTGTCTTTTTAAAGCAGATGCAAATCTTCGTGCCACTGGCAGTTTGTGTTCAGACAATTTGTCTGGCAGATTATCTAGAGCTGTGGCCATCCAGTTTTCCCAGTGCCTGGCAAAGTTACGGATGTCACACAATAagctgtaaaaatatttaatttatgggaaaataaatattgttttattgcgGTGGTATCAATAAAAACCAAAAGTAGAATTACGAGATTTATATACCAACCATGTAACAGATACAGATAAAGTAGGCGGCACAGCAAACGTAGCGGAAGAAACAGACACAAGGATTCACCCGTCTGTAGCagattattataaatattattgtaaaaagaGCTGTTGAATGGCACTGTTGAATGGATTAACAACTTACGTTTCAGGCATTTCTTGCATGGTGGAAGGTATTAAAACTTCAGTCAAAACCTgtaaaaaaacatgtattattagTAATTTAGCTGAATCATTTCACAGACTGATCAAATAATTTTAGGAAATGTTTTTGTAtcattatcataaaatattatagaCCAAAATACCGAAAATGCCTTTCATGGCAAAAAGATGAATCTGTATTTGTGTTTGATACCCAGTGTCACTTTATAATAACATctaagttaaaaaatatttttaatgcacCATGTCGCCagataaattaatttcaaatactaaGGAAATACGGACTTAGCACAGAACTGTCATCCATCACCAAACATATCTAGTGACTAACTAGTAACTAGTTATTTTGTGTTCCAGTGAGTAGGCCATATGAGAAATGTGAGCAAGGCAAAATGTACAAGAAGATAAACAGTGGTCAAATTACCTTATAGAGTATAGAGTCACAGACACATATCAGATCTATGATGATTTCATGGTCTACCAACGGCAACAAGTGTTCCGGGAGTCCTTGCCAGAAATGTAGTAGAAAATTCTGGATCTAATAACAAGCATATTTATGTAAGTCAATTTCTctcctggtcacggcaccaaatttaaaatatacacatATGTACTATAATCTTACATATATAAAACTAGGACtcaagaaaattataaattggTGTTATTTTGAGCCAGTATATGATAAAGAGGCTGGAAAAGTAATTACTGATTTTTACGCCAATGATAGACATTTCAATATGTGCACGCGCGTAGGTTAATCTGTTGATTGGACTGTAATGTAACACATTAATATTAATGAATGccctttgttttacatttttacacccAGAAGTTGTTGCTAAGTTCCGATAAACGACACCTTTCTTAAgaaatgataacttttgacttaCTATTCATCCTTAATAATTTGTAGCGGATTATAAAGtagaagaaaataaatataattagcTAACCGTGTTTGCATAACGACGGCTTTGTCACGATATAAAAAATATGGCCCAGTGCCGCAATCGTTTGAACATTTTTTACTCTTTCTCCTACATGCTTTAAACGTTTTCGTGATAAGACATGCATTTGTCATAAATTCTGGCCGAAAGTCATTAAGACGAATCTAAGCcaatattttctttacaaattgcatTAATCCTTGACTTATGTACATTTGTTCTTCCTAAAGCAGACGAGATAAAGGGATGAGAAcgtgaaataattaatttataaaccaattctCTCCCTGGATTACCCCACACTAAGAAGAAAATCCgtttttgttaaaggttttaTTGTGATCGTAGTAAATCTtggaaaaaataaacatgaacaggCTCGTGAAGGGTTTAACAATCGAGGAAATTATTTGTCATCACAATTAATGAGACTgtacacgaaaaaaaaaagatactaaaATACTAATCAACAACGACCGATGTCGTCCCATAACGTCTACTAACAGgataaacatgtttgacacataatgaaaaaacaataaagaaaaccatttttattctataataaaaattaaaagatttatATTCTCAAAATCGATCCAATGTTAACAATGTAGAAATTCCTTACGGCGGACCGAACAAAAGTAGTGTCGTATACAAACAGACTGTGATGTACACAATGCGTTTGCTTGCTACGAGTCATTTCGCTTTCACATGCTAAGGATTGCGATTCATGTGTAATTCATACAACATCTCATCTCCTGATTTACATTCTTGCATTTGGAATATACCCAAGCTTTACTCTTTTCCTAATTGAAATATACTTATTCTTGTTTTACTTACGCAAAAAgctaattttgaagtattttcacTTGACTAAAATACTTTTCACTTGACTAAAATACTTAAATAGAGCAAAGTTTCTTGTAACTTACCTCCTCAAAGTTGGCATTGATTGCTGTGTCAAGTATACACTGACAATGTGTTTTGTACATCATGATAAACGTTTCCACctgaaaatatgcatttaaataagATAGATATATACAAGAACTTGTATATGGGGTTTTCAGTTTATAGACTTGTATAATGTACCGTTTCAAGGCTTTAATGAAGTGCGCTTTAAAATGGGACCTAGAAATGAATCCTTTTCATTGAATGTTGTTGTCTTATTCGGAAACAATATTGAAAACTGATGTATTTTCCAAAGAATAGTTTGTATGAACAGTGAACaacaaatttctttaaacaaaatcgGACCTAATATAATATGTTcaaagatcctttggaggcataGAACGTAATGAAGCCaaataaaagcagactcagtCTGACTGAGTCTTTGATAACAAATGAACATCAACAGGTTAAAGAACTTTTAGCATTTTAAACGTTAGAAGCTGTTACATCTAAATTGCATATTTGCTCAGTAACTCTTGCTAAAGTCAACGTGATTGAATATTCAAATGTAAAATGACTTTTCATTCACCTAGAATCTCTCTGAAACTAAAATATATTAAGGGTCTCCATACACGGATAAAATCAATCTAATTCTCCTCccctatttttttaaagatatttttctacTGTTAGTTCAAGAAGAAACTAATGGACAACTGGATATTGTTTTTTGTCCTATTACAAAAACAGACAAACAGAGAAAAAAGGTACgtggaaaaaatcaataaaacaattAAGAGGAGACACCTGCCCAGCAGGCAGAAAAATCAGATGATGGAGTGGAAATTGAAGTTCCCGGTCTGATAACAGTAGCATACCTGAGATAAGAGAAAAAGTAGTACTTGGACTGACATTCAATGAGCAACATGTCAAAACATAGAAGAACATTGCTGTATTCAGTAACCTACACATATATCACAATCAAAACAGAATTCATCATGTTTTACGATTCGAGGATAGATAAGAAAGACAATGAGAGAGGCTTTGTATCATTGTTTGGCGACTTAAATTGATGCATAAATTTTAAGTCTGAATTGAGTGAAATGCATACATCAATATTAGATTAAAATGGTAGACAGGTTATTTGCCACAGAAGTTTCTTATTGAATGCAAATATTTGTCTTGTTTGCGGGAGATTAAATCAGTTGACTTCCTAAAGATAATTAATCTTCTTGTAAACAAACAAGCAGCAAATGATCATGAGGAAAATGAGTACATTGAGGATTAATGGCAAGGAGGGAGGGGTTTGCGTCTATTCTGAAATTTGAAAGGCCGAATTTTGTTAAGGTATTTTGTCAAAGTACAATACACTTAAAACCCATAGCAATTTGCTTACATTTTAAAGCTGGTGCTAGAAGTAGTGCGATGTGGACAATTAGATGAAACAATTTGTTTTTGATATAGCATCTCGTTATACAAAATCAAtgcattttacagtttttataacTAAAACCAATCCTTCAAAATATTGGTTCTTTTCAAAGTACATACACTGCATGATATCTGTTTTCTTTTGAGGTGTTCAAACTTAGCGTTTCATTGCTGGTTCTCTTGGATCATAGAGttcatttataattgaaaatgatAGCAGATTAGGTTTGATTCATAAGAGGAACTGAAAAGAAACAACCACCACGCACCCCATCTAGCACTAATATAAAATCGACTGGATTTCATTACACAAAAAGTACCAGAAAAAATGTCAGCCATCGGTATAAAGAATTCTCAACATACTCTTCCTTCAGTTCTTTTCCTGCCTcgcattttttttagtttttgtaatTTTCTAATCTTACATATTGTAATGAGGTCAGTTCTATTTTTATGTATAACagaaaatgatagcagactcggtttgacagaGTCTTTTCATGAGAGATAATAAAAAGTGTAACACTAGTGCCGACATAAGCGGGACTTTTTTTTAGATATAGCATTGAATAGACTCAAATAAGGACCACATCGAGTCTTTTATGAA
This Mercenaria mercenaria strain notata chromosome 17, MADL_Memer_1, whole genome shotgun sequence DNA region includes the following protein-coding sequences:
- the LOC123537315 gene encoding LOW QUALITY PROTEIN: DNA-binding protein RFX6-like (The sequence of the model RefSeq protein was modified relative to this genomic sequence to represent the inferred CDS: inserted 2 bases in 1 codon), with amino-acid sequence MLGTLPPQTIDHHGGMMNPAKRFRREGSLPDTDHGSSDSSPDTAYNRKYAKSSVKSEPSAEDGQNFTDEESVFDEEERAMLSEVGHVDVNGNSNQAPKKTVAQIMRDKKKQTAMTLQWLEANYCICEGVCLPRCILYAHYLDFCRKEGLEPACAATFGKTIDMKFLIXNHRRLGTRGHSKYHYYGIGIRETSQYYHSVYTGKGLTRFSGCKLKNEGGFTRKYSLSSKTGTLLPEFPSAQYLILPPPVQKEKVETFIMMYKTHCQCILDTAINANFEEIQNFLLHFWQGLPEHLLPLVDHEIIIDLICVCDSILYKVLTEVLIPSTMQEMPETLLCDIRNFARHWENWMATALDNLPDKLSEHKLPVARRFASALKRQTSFLHLAQTARPVLYDAQLVNQMIADVDRIDLTSIGTHALNANNDGDQDIELNAEHLFPSVLREFKELLRKQATVEAFTEWLDQVVEQKIIKPSKQNGRSFKKRAQDFLLKWSFFGARVMHNLTLNNAQCFASFHLIRMLLDEYILLAVECQLHNEKETEIQTLLDKHTKADEGGVRQPLNTTPSTCFVANRITKPNGADVKKETYMNHQMGNGSFQQYQGLAERDYNNPLIPLQSMVGSQPVNGHMMTPPMSPIVPNPTRGSVINPGPLFNPAASQTSSIISSSSFPYMAQDFQSAGSSHINSSWGGGGSNSAFRNPFYNSSLYSIKNDFDPYNPYTDSADLFYNGFSSFPAPQPVSQSGFQTNSLHQTGSAFNIVPTGTNSGFSSNQPAFPQDFGFSGSSFSHPQKPVAEYVPVIQPRPQLTQFTPDYTNDTLNILDKPHRHKDTSNFFNSSSPASCHSPRHHDNISSDDILNIASCMTGMINVDHDIHQGFTDPGPLPSINTVFDAGKSVY